A window of the Dyadobacter pollutisoli genome harbors these coding sequences:
- the recJ gene encoding single-stranded-DNA-specific exonuclease RecJ, whose amino-acid sequence MIEKRWIHYPEFNPEQQQVVSELTESLKVSPSLATLLVQRGILDFDQSKQFFRPDLTLLHDPFLMKDMDLAVERLARAIASGEKILVYGDYDVDGTTSVALFYGFLKKTYPNLDYYIPDRYEEGYGVSWQSIDWAYENGFTLIVTLDCGVKSVDKVTAALERGIDFIICDHHRPGDELPPAVAVLDPKRDDCPYPYKELTGCGVGFKLLQAFCINQNIDTQTLFDNLDLLVVSIAADIVPITGENRILAYYGLQRINAAPRTGIKALIQIAGITGSLDITNVVFGLSPRINAAGRIKHAKEAVRLLLSEFEDEAFEFAQEINKHNSERRTFDTSITEQALFMIENDDWFIDAKSTVLYKEDWHKGVIGIVASRCIEKYHRPTIILTQSHGKAAGSARSVPGFDVYEAIEECADLLEQYGGHTFAAGLTLPLDNIEAFKTRFNDIVSSRILPDQLVPMINIDMLLELDVITPKFYNILRQMGPFGPGNMTPVFESRNVTLSGRPTTMKEKHIKFDVKQNNSAVFTAVGFGLGHFYPDLASGRPFSICYSLEENNFRDKKTLQLSLKDIKLH is encoded by the coding sequence ATGATTGAAAAGCGCTGGATACACTACCCTGAATTTAATCCTGAACAACAACAAGTTGTCAGCGAGCTCACAGAATCCCTGAAAGTGAGCCCCTCGCTTGCAACGCTTCTGGTACAGCGTGGTATACTCGATTTTGATCAATCCAAACAATTCTTTCGCCCCGATCTTACCTTACTGCACGACCCATTTCTGATGAAGGATATGGATCTTGCCGTCGAGAGGCTGGCCAGGGCGATAGCATCCGGAGAAAAGATCCTTGTTTACGGTGACTATGATGTGGATGGTACTACCTCGGTGGCATTATTCTACGGATTTCTCAAAAAAACATATCCTAACCTCGATTATTATATCCCCGACCGCTACGAGGAAGGCTACGGCGTTTCCTGGCAGAGTATCGACTGGGCATACGAAAATGGCTTTACATTAATCGTCACCCTGGACTGCGGCGTAAAATCGGTAGATAAGGTTACGGCTGCATTAGAAAGAGGAATCGATTTCATCATTTGCGATCACCACCGCCCGGGCGACGAGCTTCCTCCCGCCGTTGCAGTACTTGACCCAAAACGTGACGATTGCCCTTATCCTTATAAAGAGCTGACCGGTTGCGGTGTAGGTTTCAAATTGCTGCAGGCATTTTGTATCAACCAAAATATTGATACACAAACCTTATTTGACAATCTGGACTTACTGGTTGTCAGCATTGCCGCGGACATTGTCCCTATCACAGGAGAAAACAGGATACTTGCATACTACGGCTTGCAAAGGATCAATGCTGCACCAAGAACGGGTATTAAGGCATTAATACAAATAGCAGGGATCACCGGGTCACTCGACATTACCAATGTAGTTTTCGGGTTGAGCCCGAGAATCAATGCGGCCGGCCGGATCAAGCATGCAAAAGAGGCAGTACGGTTATTATTATCCGAGTTCGAGGACGAAGCCTTTGAATTTGCGCAGGAGATCAACAAACATAACAGTGAGCGCCGGACTTTCGATACCAGTATCACCGAGCAGGCATTGTTCATGATTGAAAACGATGATTGGTTTATAGATGCCAAAAGCACAGTACTATATAAGGAAGACTGGCATAAAGGTGTGATCGGCATTGTAGCCAGCCGATGCATTGAAAAATACCATCGCCCTACCATTATCCTGACCCAGTCACACGGCAAAGCAGCTGGATCTGCCCGTTCGGTACCAGGTTTTGATGTATATGAAGCCATTGAAGAATGCGCCGACTTATTGGAACAATATGGCGGACATACATTTGCGGCAGGACTTACCTTGCCACTCGACAATATTGAAGCATTCAAAACCCGTTTCAATGACATTGTCAGCAGCCGCATTCTACCAGATCAGCTGGTACCGATGATCAACATTGATATGTTGCTTGAACTGGATGTAATCACGCCTAAATTCTATAACATTCTGAGGCAGATGGGGCCTTTCGGACCTGGGAATATGACTCCTGTTTTTGAATCAAGGAACGTTACGCTTTCGGGCAGGCCTACTACGATGAAAGAGAAGCACATTAAATTTGATGTAAAACAGAATAATTCGGCCGTTTTTACTGCGGTTGGCTTTGGTCTCGGTCATTTTTATCCAGATTTGGCCAGCGGACGACCGTTTTCGATATGCTACTCACTGGAAGAAAATAACTTTCGCGATAAAAAAACGTTACAACTGTCTTTGAAAGACATCAAACTTCACTGA
- the ruvX gene encoding Holliday junction resolvase RuvX gives MPRLLAIDYGAKRSGIAVTDPLQIIATALETVRSHDLLEFLKKYAVSEEIEAFIIGMPKRLDNTESDNAARVMAFIKQLKKGFPDTPVHTHDERFTSSMALQSMIAAGSKKSDRREKGNIDKISATIILQSYMESKR, from the coding sequence ATGCCACGTCTTCTGGCGATTGATTACGGAGCAAAACGGAGCGGAATTGCGGTTACCGATCCATTGCAGATCATTGCCACCGCGCTGGAAACGGTACGGAGCCATGACTTGCTGGAATTTTTGAAAAAATATGCTGTCAGTGAGGAAATTGAAGCATTTATTATTGGAATGCCTAAAAGGCTGGACAATACGGAAAGCGACAACGCAGCGAGAGTGATGGCATTTATAAAGCAATTGAAAAAAGGCTTCCCTGATACACCAGTCCACACCCATGACGAAAGATTTACATCGTCAATGGCCTTGCAATCAATGATCGCGGCAGGATCCAAAAAGAGCGATAGAAGAGAAAAAGGCAATATCGACAAGATCAGTGCTACCATTATTTTGCAGTCTTATATGGAAAGTAAAAGGTAG
- the def gene encoding peptide deformylase, whose protein sequence is MIYPIVAYGDPILRKPTRFIEKGELDLKKLSEDMFETMHSANGVGLAAPQIGMNIRVFVVDGTPFSEKDEDEDDEPDLSLVDFKKTFINPEILEESGEEWAFEEGCLSIPGIRGDVYRPEKLRIRYRDTEWNEYVEEYSGMAARIIQHEYDHLLGKLFVDYLPTLKKQFIKKKLTDISKGNVDADYRMRFPNRR, encoded by the coding sequence ATGATTTATCCCATAGTAGCATACGGCGACCCCATTCTTAGAAAACCGACCCGATTTATCGAAAAAGGTGAACTGGATCTTAAAAAACTTTCTGAGGACATGTTCGAAACCATGCATTCTGCAAATGGCGTTGGTCTGGCTGCCCCGCAAATTGGAATGAACATAAGGGTTTTTGTAGTGGATGGTACACCTTTCAGCGAGAAGGACGAAGATGAGGACGACGAGCCGGATCTGTCACTTGTTGATTTTAAAAAGACATTCATTAATCCTGAGATCCTGGAAGAGAGTGGTGAGGAATGGGCGTTTGAGGAAGGATGCCTGAGCATTCCCGGAATAAGAGGAGACGTATACCGTCCTGAAAAACTAAGGATCCGCTACCGGGATACGGAATGGAATGAATATGTGGAAGAGTATTCGGGAATGGCCGCCCGCATTATTCAGCATGAGTACGACCATTTGCTGGGCAAGCTTTTCGTTGACTATCTGCCTACTTTGAAAAAACAGTTTATCAAAAAGAAGCTGACCGATATTTCAAAGGGGAATGTGGATGCTGACTACCGTATGCGTTTCCCAAATCGCAGATAG
- a CDS encoding amidohydrolase: MPEGHLETLSLALIQTDLYWEDTTANLSSLEEKIAALPEEVDVIVLPEMFNTGFTMNISVAEPMNLTTTKWMKQMAAQTSSLLIGSFTVKEGRRFYNRLLCVKPDGTCASYDKRHLFTMGEEHLTYTAGESRLICIWKGWKICPLICYDLRFPVWSRNTASDPYDLLIYVANWPSRRAHAWKTLLMARAIENQSYLVGVNRVGMDGNGLSYHGDSVALDYLGEPATMLGSIETEKIVRFSKTELDQYRQSFPALSDSDSFEIV; this comes from the coding sequence ATGCCGGAAGGTCACTTAGAAACATTATCACTGGCATTGATCCAGACTGATCTTTATTGGGAAGACACAACGGCCAATCTGTCCTCCCTCGAAGAAAAAATAGCAGCTTTACCAGAGGAAGTCGACGTGATCGTGTTGCCTGAAATGTTCAACACCGGTTTCACGATGAACATTTCGGTGGCTGAGCCAATGAATCTTACTACTACCAAATGGATGAAACAAATGGCGGCTCAAACGTCGTCATTACTCATTGGCAGTTTCACAGTGAAGGAAGGTAGAAGATTTTACAACCGGCTGCTCTGCGTCAAACCGGACGGTACCTGCGCATCTTACGACAAGCGGCATCTTTTTACAATGGGTGAGGAGCATCTGACGTACACAGCGGGAGAATCCAGGTTGATCTGTATATGGAAAGGCTGGAAAATTTGCCCTTTGATCTGCTATGATCTGCGGTTCCCCGTATGGAGCCGGAACACAGCCTCTGATCCCTACGATCTTCTTATATATGTGGCGAACTGGCCTTCGCGGCGCGCCCATGCCTGGAAGACATTGCTAATGGCCCGGGCCATCGAAAATCAAAGTTACCTGGTAGGCGTGAACAGGGTAGGAATGGACGGGAATGGGTTGAGTTATCATGGCGATTCGGTTGCGCTGGATTATCTTGGCGAACCCGCGACTATGCTGGGCAGCATCGAAACAGAAAAAATCGTCCGGTTCTCAAAAACAGAACTTGATCAATACCGTCAAAGCTTCCCGGCACTTTCCGATTCCGACAGTTTTGAAATAGTTTGA
- the gatC gene encoding Asp-tRNA(Asn)/Glu-tRNA(Gln) amidotransferase subunit GatC, which produces MKIDHDSLKKIAHLARLEIKPEEEAALLKSMDSVLTWMDQLNEIDTEGVEPLTHIMDEVNNWREDVAVNNLDRKDALHNAPSKNDSYIMVPKVIE; this is translated from the coding sequence ATGAAAATCGATCATGACTCCCTCAAAAAAATCGCCCATCTAGCCCGGCTGGAGATCAAACCGGAAGAAGAGGCGGCCCTGTTGAAGAGCATGGACTCGGTGCTGACCTGGATGGACCAGTTGAATGAAATCGATACGGAAGGAGTTGAGCCACTCACCCACATTATGGACGAAGTGAACAACTGGCGAGAAGATGTAGCGGTGAATAATCTCGACAGAAAAGACGCGTTACACAACGCTCCGTCGAAAAACGACTCCTATATAATGGTACCTAAGGTAATTGAGTAA
- a CDS encoding MotA/TolQ/ExbB proton channel family protein, whose translation MEKKATSPAPAPKPAAAATKGKGGLNPALVIPLLFAIALCVYIFVLGAPEHFKDGDHAKGPIDGDYYGIVYKGGPIVPILMTCFLIVLTFTIERLITLNKASGSGSIDAFVRKLRTLLDKNQIEEAIKECDRQKGSVGNVVKAGLLKYKQLTTETALDKEQKLAALQKEIEEATTLELPMLQKNLTIIATLAGASTLLALLGTVIGMIKAFAALGTSGSPDSAALATGISEALINTALGIGTSAIATISYAYLNSRVDDLTYSIDEIGMSLQSNFAAHY comes from the coding sequence ATGGAAAAGAAAGCTACAAGTCCGGCACCAGCTCCAAAGCCTGCTGCGGCAGCAACAAAAGGCAAAGGCGGTTTGAACCCGGCATTGGTAATCCCTCTACTATTTGCGATTGCATTATGTGTTTACATTTTCGTTCTGGGAGCTCCGGAACACTTTAAAGATGGCGATCACGCAAAAGGCCCAATCGATGGTGATTACTACGGAATCGTTTACAAAGGAGGTCCTATCGTACCAATTTTGATGACTTGTTTCCTGATCGTGTTAACATTTACAATCGAGCGTCTGATTACTTTGAACAAAGCCTCAGGTTCAGGCAGCATTGATGCGTTTGTACGCAAGTTGAGAACCCTTCTTGACAAAAATCAAATCGAAGAAGCTATCAAAGAATGTGATAGACAAAAAGGATCTGTTGGTAATGTAGTAAAAGCAGGCCTTTTGAAATATAAGCAGTTGACTACAGAAACTGCTCTTGACAAAGAACAAAAACTGGCGGCTCTTCAGAAGGAAATCGAAGAAGCTACTACGCTTGAACTTCCAATGCTTCAGAAAAACCTTACCATCATCGCTACACTTGCGGGTGCATCTACTCTTTTGGCACTTCTTGGAACGGTAATCGGTATGATCAAAGCGTTCGCGGCACTTGGTACATCAGGTTCTCCTGACTCTGCTGCTCTTGCGACTGGTATCTCTGAGGCCCTTATCAATACAGCTCTTGGTATCGGTACTTCGGCTATCGCGACTATCTCATACGCTTACCTGAACAGCCGTGTTGACGATCTTACTTACAGCATTGACGAAATTGGCATGAGCCTCCAGTCAAACTTTGCTGCGCATTATTAA
- a CDS encoding ExbD/TolR family protein, translating to MGKVRPKKHAPHTDMTAMTDVAFLLLTFFIMTATFKSNDAEITTPSSISQIKVPDDDIMIISIDKAGKVFFGVDAKPVRAAMLENIGQAKGITFTDTEKAKFALQSSFGFPLNQLKPWLNMPKEQMPQVKQPGIPVDSTGASELADWVYAARKANNQLRIALKGDNLSKFPVFKDVLANLQSQNINKFNLITGSEQAPAGYTND from the coding sequence ATGGGAAAGGTAAGACCTAAGAAGCACGCGCCGCATACGGATATGACAGCGATGACTGACGTAGCGTTCTTACTACTGACGTTCTTTATCATGACGGCCACGTTCAAGTCGAATGATGCGGAGATTACAACTCCGTCTTCTATTTCGCAGATCAAGGTTCCTGATGATGATATTATGATCATTAGTATAGACAAAGCGGGCAAGGTATTCTTTGGAGTGGATGCAAAACCAGTTAGAGCAGCAATGCTTGAAAACATTGGGCAAGCTAAAGGGATTACGTTCACTGACACTGAAAAAGCAAAATTCGCGTTGCAAAGCAGTTTTGGATTTCCTTTGAATCAGTTGAAACCCTGGTTGAATATGCCAAAGGAACAAATGCCACAGGTTAAGCAACCTGGTATCCCTGTAGATTCAACGGGAGCCAGCGAATTAGCTGACTGGGTTTATGCAGCACGTAAGGCCAACAACCAGTTACGGATTGCTTTAAAAGGAGACAACCTTTCGAAGTTCCCTGTATTTAAGGATGTACTGGCTAATTTGCAGTCGCAGAACATTAACAAGTTCAACCTGATCACAGGAAGTGAGCAAGCCCCTGCCGGCTATACAAATGATTAG
- a CDS encoding ExbD/TolR family protein: MAAIEESGGGHGKGDGKVRAKKMSTRVDMTPMVDLGFLLITFFMLATTMSKPTSMTLAVPDKTDEEDQEKTEPLKASKVLTLFMGANDEVYYLDGVAADDDKAEASLKTTRYGFDLRSVIFASAKRINAANPKDEKGNEPFVVVIKPTAVSTYKNMVDVLDEMAITKSKRYALVETLTDAEKKLLGDKVEVKN, from the coding sequence ATGGCAGCAATTGAAGAATCGGGTGGTGGGCATGGCAAAGGCGACGGTAAGGTTCGGGCCAAGAAGATGTCTACCCGTGTGGATATGACTCCCATGGTGGACTTAGGCTTTTTGCTCATTACCTTTTTTATGCTTGCGACAACCATGTCAAAGCCAACATCCATGACGTTGGCTGTGCCTGATAAAACTGATGAGGAAGATCAGGAAAAAACAGAACCGTTGAAAGCATCCAAAGTTTTGACCTTGTTTATGGGTGCAAATGATGAGGTGTATTATCTGGATGGGGTAGCGGCTGATGATGACAAAGCAGAGGCATCTTTGAAAACAACCCGCTACGGGTTTGATTTGAGAAGTGTAATTTTTGCTTCTGCCAAAAGAATCAATGCAGCGAATCCAAAGGATGAAAAAGGAAACGAACCTTTTGTGGTCGTAATTAAGCCAACAGCAGTGTCTACCTATAAGAACATGGTGGACGTATTGGATGAAATGGCGATTACAAAATCAAAACGATATGCACTCGTGGAGACTCTTACTGACGCAGAAAAGAAGCTCTTGGGGGACAAAGTCGAAGTTAAAAATTAA
- a CDS encoding energy transducer TonB: protein MAEIGPNATLDDIVFADRNKAYGAFSLRQGYRADVTKATLIGAALFILAMFTPSIINKLTAGKEEEAAMVEVDLMKIPPPPIDPAEPPPPPPPPVEQPKVNTVKFLPPEVKKDEEVPEEVPPPTVEEIKEAVVADKTVEGDPNANEIIVAPEAVAAPSKGTVVEAAPEPEKIFTVVEQQPEFPGGTAEMYKYLGKNIKYPSAASRANVSGRVFMSFVVNVDGSIQDVAVLKGLGFGCDEEAMRVVKAMPKWKPGKQSGRAVRVKYNLPINFQLE from the coding sequence ATGGCAGAAATAGGCCCGAATGCAACACTGGATGATATAGTGTTTGCGGATCGTAATAAGGCGTACGGAGCATTTTCACTTCGTCAGGGATATCGTGCAGATGTGACGAAGGCTACTTTAATCGGTGCTGCTCTCTTTATTCTCGCAATGTTTACACCGTCAATTATTAATAAATTGACGGCAGGGAAAGAGGAAGAAGCTGCAATGGTTGAGGTGGATCTAATGAAAATACCACCGCCGCCAATTGACCCGGCAGAACCACCACCGCCACCACCGCCTCCGGTAGAACAACCTAAGGTGAACACGGTGAAGTTCTTACCGCCCGAGGTTAAAAAAGATGAAGAGGTTCCAGAAGAGGTACCACCACCAACAGTAGAAGAAATTAAAGAAGCTGTTGTTGCGGATAAAACAGTTGAAGGTGATCCAAATGCGAATGAGATCATCGTTGCCCCCGAAGCTGTAGCGGCGCCTAGCAAAGGTACAGTAGTAGAAGCGGCTCCGGAACCGGAGAAGATTTTTACAGTCGTTGAGCAACAGCCGGAATTCCCGGGAGGTACTGCGGAGATGTACAAATACTTAGGTAAAAATATCAAGTATCCAAGTGCAGCGTCCCGAGCCAACGTATCAGGAAGGGTTTTCATGTCATTCGTTGTAAACGTTGACGGTAGTATCCAGGATGTGGCTGTTTTAAAGGGATTGGGTTTTGGTTGCGATGAAGAAGCGATGCGTGTTGTGAAAGCAATGCCTAAGTGGAAACCAGGAAAGCAATCAGGACGTGCGGTTCGTGTTAAATACAACCTGCCAATCAATTTCCAACTGGAGTAA
- a CDS encoding substrate-binding domain-containing protein: protein MKFRLAGLLFAASLGVFNLMGCKSSNGELDNPRQGSITIASDESFKPLVNALTNAYEGIYPNTHFQIDYKPEQEAIRQLLQDSARIIFATRQLNQKEQDIIKQQKGTQKFQHIATDGLALVVSKSNTDSLITMPEIKGILEGKITDWSQLKGGNQKGLITLVFDNANASNLNFILKKFEIKDIQRLRIISSGSNEKVIDDVRANPLHLGFIGVNWISDGHSLASEELSKGIFVMGVAKNANPDSLSEYIQPFQGGLEFKRYPLFRDLYIISREGYSGLGGGLMTYIARDVGGLIIQKMGLLPTVPYPRELEITTGKNF, encoded by the coding sequence ATGAAATTTAGGTTAGCCGGATTATTATTTGCTGCATCACTGGGGGTATTCAACTTAATGGGATGCAAATCTTCAAACGGTGAACTGGATAATCCAAGACAAGGCAGTATTACAATTGCATCTGATGAGTCTTTTAAACCGCTGGTAAATGCGCTGACGAATGCATACGAAGGAATTTATCCTAATACGCATTTTCAAATCGACTACAAGCCGGAGCAAGAGGCAATCCGTCAGCTTCTTCAGGACAGTGCCAGGATTATTTTTGCAACCCGGCAATTAAATCAGAAGGAGCAGGACATCATTAAGCAGCAAAAAGGGACTCAAAAGTTTCAGCATATCGCGACGGACGGCCTGGCGTTGGTAGTAAGCAAATCCAATACCGACAGCCTGATTACAATGCCTGAAATCAAAGGTATCCTGGAAGGTAAGATCACCGACTGGTCACAGTTGAAGGGAGGTAACCAGAAAGGGCTTATTACGCTGGTTTTTGATAATGCAAATGCAAGTAATCTGAACTTTATACTGAAGAAATTTGAGATAAAGGATATTCAACGTTTGCGTATTATTTCATCGGGCTCCAATGAGAAAGTGATTGATGATGTCAGGGCAAATCCATTGCATCTCGGATTTATCGGGGTTAATTGGATCAGCGACGGGCATTCACTTGCATCAGAAGAGCTTTCAAAGGGTATTTTTGTAATGGGTGTCGCAAAAAATGCGAACCCGGATTCATTGTCAGAGTACATTCAGCCGTTTCAAGGAGGGCTGGAATTTAAAAGATATCCTTTGTTCAGGGATCTTTACATTATTAGCCGGGAAGGATATTCCGGACTGGGCGGAGGGTTAATGACGTATATCGCACGGGATGTAGGCGGATTGATTATTCAGAAAATGGGATTGCTACCAACGGTGCCTTACCCGAGAGAACTGGAAATAACCACCGGGAAAAACTTTTAG
- a CDS encoding tetratricopeptide repeat protein, which produces MNRNMRMKLVALVFGLLAFVNLHAQTTQDGLALIHGERYNEAGELFKKLAESTPSADNQYYLGYYYIKTNQLDEAQKAFEKGIQLDEKSYLNQVGLGTIALAKGDRAKAKELFETAEKKKGKDAEVLFRMGEAYTLFEKQNDPAEAIRLLDAAIKRDKNLADAYIAKGDALMLRNEGGNAATAYEYALTAKPNYPVAYNAIGQIFLRGKNYNLALENYKKAIEADANFAPAYKDLAELYFFAQKYKQAAENFDLYIQKSGTTDPEMKLRAAQFAFTADDYAKSLKLLEEIKGKINNPITLRMYGWSYFKTNEPDKAIENLNEFMKVAPDKVIGDDYKYLGRAYNQKATNGKGYDSTGVLYMLKGADLDTSKAEAATTYKEVATLYYTAKDYPNAAAAFAKGIALDTAKATANDYYYQGLANFQTATSYALPIASDSNYADSAKIAAIRKELFLRADSIFATVTQKLPDWPYGYYWRASTLYNAYDRQENIDKGISAPYYQKLTELAEKDPDPSKYKSYLKLAYGYLAYYNQTTLKDQAKAKEYWEKLLKIDPDNASAKEALGIAVAPAAQPATKAAPAAPKKK; this is translated from the coding sequence ATGAACAGAAACATGAGAATGAAATTAGTAGCACTGGTATTTGGTTTATTAGCGTTTGTTAACTTACACGCACAAACGACGCAGGACGGGCTTGCATTGATCCATGGAGAACGTTACAATGAAGCAGGTGAATTATTCAAGAAACTTGCAGAAAGTACTCCTTCTGCCGATAACCAGTATTACCTTGGTTATTACTATATAAAAACCAATCAGTTGGATGAAGCTCAAAAAGCTTTTGAAAAAGGTATTCAGCTTGACGAAAAATCGTATTTGAATCAGGTAGGTTTGGGTACTATCGCGCTTGCAAAAGGCGATCGTGCAAAAGCAAAAGAACTGTTTGAAACTGCCGAGAAGAAAAAGGGTAAAGATGCAGAAGTTTTGTTCAGAATGGGAGAGGCATATACGCTTTTCGAAAAGCAAAATGATCCTGCTGAGGCGATCCGCCTTTTGGACGCAGCTATTAAAAGGGACAAAAACCTGGCAGATGCTTATATCGCAAAGGGCGACGCATTAATGCTACGTAACGAAGGTGGTAATGCTGCTACTGCTTATGAGTATGCATTGACTGCAAAACCAAATTACCCGGTGGCCTATAATGCAATTGGTCAGATTTTCCTGAGAGGTAAAAACTATAACCTGGCTCTTGAAAACTACAAAAAGGCAATCGAAGCAGACGCTAACTTTGCTCCTGCATATAAAGATCTGGCTGAATTGTACTTCTTCGCTCAGAAATACAAGCAAGCTGCTGAGAACTTTGACCTTTACATTCAGAAAAGTGGTACTACGGATCCTGAAATGAAGTTACGCGCTGCCCAGTTTGCATTTACTGCTGACGACTATGCTAAGTCGCTAAAACTTTTGGAGGAAATAAAAGGTAAGATCAATAATCCGATCACATTGCGTATGTATGGATGGTCTTATTTCAAAACCAATGAACCTGACAAAGCGATTGAAAATCTGAATGAGTTCATGAAGGTTGCGCCGGACAAAGTAATTGGTGATGACTACAAATATCTTGGCCGTGCATATAATCAGAAAGCGACCAACGGTAAAGGTTATGATTCAACAGGTGTCCTATACATGTTGAAAGGTGCTGATTTGGATACTAGCAAAGCTGAGGCTGCTACGACTTATAAAGAAGTAGCGACATTGTACTACACAGCGAAGGACTATCCTAATGCAGCTGCTGCGTTCGCAAAAGGTATCGCTTTGGATACTGCCAAAGCAACAGCTAACGACTACTACTACCAGGGGTTGGCCAACTTTCAAACTGCTACAAGTTATGCGTTGCCAATAGCAAGCGATTCTAATTATGCTGACAGCGCGAAGATTGCGGCTATCAGAAAGGAATTGTTCCTGAGAGCGGATTCTATTTTCGCGACGGTAACACAAAAGCTGCCAGATTGGCCTTATGGTTACTATTGGAGAGCTAGTACACTCTACAATGCTTACGACAGACAGGAAAACATTGATAAAGGTATTTCTGCTCCATACTACCAGAAGCTGACAGAGCTTGCCGAGAAGGATCCAGATCCTTCTAAGTACAAGTCTTATCTGAAATTGGCTTACGGCTACCTGGCGTATTACAACCAGACTACATTGAAAGACCAGGCTAAGGCGAAGGAGTATTGGGAAAAATTGTTAAAAATAGATCCGGACAATGCGTCTGCTAAGGAAGCATTGGGAATTGCTGTGGCACCAGCCGCACAACCTGCGACAAAAGCTGCTCCTGCTGCACCTAAGAAGAAATAG